In the genome of Ziziphus jujuba cultivar Dongzao chromosome 10, ASM3175591v1, the window ACCTGATCCACCAAACATTATAAAATCGAATTAAACAAAAGGGTCTACAGATGCAAAATGGAGATTATCTTCTAGAAAGAACAGACAGAATTCTAACTCAGTATGACATCACAAATTGATCACATAATAAGTTTCTCACCATCTGCGTCTGCTGTTCGCTCTCCGGGGGTGAAATCAGATTCCAAAGGTCGGGAAACGAGAAGAGGAAGTAGCTCAGCAACAGCATTCTTGATAGCAGTTTTCATATCAGCAGTTAGTGTGTCACGATATAACCTCAGCACAACAGGGAGTTTAGCCTGAAAGGAAACAGCATATGATAAAAGTTTCAAATGCCACAACATAAACTTCCAATCTTGCCCCCTCTTTTCTTTACATAACTCACTTAACTTTCAGAGATGACAGAGCCCAAAGAAAAAAGCATGATTAATTACTTACTGTTCTGAGCAAACCAATAATGAAAGGAAGAAGACGATCTCGAAAATTAGAGGTTTCCTCCTCATCCAACTTCACCTGCCAATTTACCAATATGAAAAATCAGTTTGGTGAGATTGAGAGAAGATATTCTCAAAAGCaggaaataaaatatagaactcACTTCACTATCTTTTCCATTTGTGGGAATAGATGCTCTTGCTTTAGCCTTGGACAAAATTACAATATCTCTATCGCCCACATCATGTATCGAAGCACGCAAGAATTCTGCTGAAAGAATGCtacaagaaaaaatttaataagttacTACCTACTAAAACTACAATAATTCATCTGGTTTCCATTTGAAGAAATGGCCATTATTTATTCAAATAGCAGAAAAGaaacagaaacaaaacaaaatattacaaaacccaaaacaaatataaatctaCCATAAGAGCTAAAGATACCTGTTTATGGATTCTATTGCAGCTGCCACATGATCCCGGAGGTGGCGAAAACAATGTAAACCAGAAAGCTCATCACCTtcctaaaattaaattaaattatcaacCATTAAAACCCTCTTATAAACAATTCTCAaacttcaataaataaataaacaaaaaacaacaactGTAAATGCAACAGCAGTCCCAAGGCATGGTCTCTGTAAAAACATTTTAAGGGAAAGAAAAGTTCATAAAAAGGTGCTAGAAGATACCAGCAAATGTTGCAAATCATCCGTAATATCCAAAGCTCCAGCACAATCAGCAGATGCAACAAGCTGTAGGACAATAACATCATATTAACTTATAACGACAAAGTTTCTATCTTTAACAGCTGGACTCCTGGCATAAAGAAGTTTAAGCATATGAAATAAGGAAGAACTACAGACCAATATTCTTCAACCTTTTCATATAGCTTATAACATAACAGCAAAACATAACCTGGGAAGTAAAGGGAAAACTGGCTTTGAAAATTCGCacaaaatttcaaaagtgaACAAACAAAAAGACAACGAAATGTCATGATCATGGATCAGGGACTGCAATTTACTAATACTAGTATCTGTGGATATTTGGCAGGCTTCTAAAACATAAGCACCAAAAACTTCACAAAACTGATAGCCAAATTACAAACTCGcagattttttttatctttccagAAGCAGAAGTTACTCCAACATACGAAGCATCCTGACTAATGGTTCTTATTCTAAACTAACCTTATATCCCAAAATACAAATGTCCAAAGCATATATAACCTTTTACGAACTGTGAATTTCACTTTCGCCATGAATTCAATTCAACCTCAGGAACaatttataaacaatttttaatacaGAAgcgaaaaaaatattaataataagtacCAATTTAAGAGCAGAAAGAGCTTGGTTGACGTATAATATGAGCCTGAGTTTCTGCTGAAGAGCCAAGAGATTGCTCCTGGTGGCATTAAGCTCGTGAATTTGCGATGCGGACTCCACCAAATCCACGTCCAGGAGCCTTATCGTCTCCTTCAACTCCCGTATCCGATTGCAACCTTCCACGATCTTCACATTCAAATCCTGAAGCTGACCTTGAGCCTCAAAGAAGGAATTCGAGCGCAGCGAGATCTCCTTCACCAAGTGCAACTCCACCACATCCAAGTAATGCGAAAGCTTCTCTTGCAAAACAAGATTCTCGGAGACATTGGAGAAGGAGCAGACGGAGCGGAACGTAGCTCCTTCTTCCAAAGCGAAATCTTCCTTGAAATACAAAGCAGGGACTTCTCTCAAGCAGGCGACGAGCGCTTCGCCTTGGCCACCGATGTTGTCCAAATCCAGACTCTCCTTGCTCGCATGGTTCCGAATATCCTCGAACCGGTGGTAGGAATCGGAGATCGAGGCGATGTAGGTCTGGAAATCGGATCGGGCTACGTCGGAGACGGCTTTGGAGGAGAGAGGTGTGAATTCGGGAGGGGCGACGGAGGTTGAGGAGGAAGACCACCAGCCGATCCAGGAAGCGGAATCGGAGGCATTTGGATTGTTGAGAATGGAGGAGAGGCTCTGACTACTGCTACTACTGGTGGTGGCGGCATTGGCATCAGAATTGGATCTGCTTGGAGGTTGAATTGAAGACCTTCCTGATTGGGAAGGCAACGATTCCATGCTCACCATCTTCTTCAAACCATGTTGATGCTGATTCATATAtacaattctatatatatatatatatatatatattgactatAATCTATATAGTgaaaacagagagagaagaaagaacgAATTCTTCAGAGTCGACCAGGATAGCGTAAATCGCCGGTGGGATTCCGACAGAGTTTGGATAAACCCTTGGGAGAGaaaaacacagagagagagagagagagagagagagttgaggGAATTCgaagaatgaaaaaaatgtaaatggtGGATCTGATGAATAATAaggaattaaatttaaaaaaaaattaggaatatAGATAGGTGATGTATTCTGATACAGCAGCGGAGGGGGACTTGGATCTGAACTGAGACGAAACCTGCAGTTGTCACGACTCACGACTCAGGAGTCAGGACCAACGACGAGGCAACGAAATTTCATAATGGCTATGGCCGCTCTCATAATCCGAAAATCCTAATATCAAAACCGGGTCGATCCGTATCCATTCATGTTTTATTACCtttctttttaagaaatatataataatttaaaaatgcataagtacaatattttgttcaaaaaataaattatcttacatataacacttttttttaatCGAATGGAGAACctttttaaagataattatttaagTGGACCTCTAGTTTTAGTATCATTAACTTTTGTTTATCAagaattgaaaggaaaaaaaattatattatttgattaaattttgtattatcAATTCACCTAtcacttttttattaattattatttggtcACGCATCCAAATTCGATCTCATCAcatcaatttatatcaaaatgtatTAAGCTAATACTATGCAAAATTTCTGCAAATTACAACTCAATAGGAAGTATGTTTTCCTTCTCAAAAGGAAAAGAATTATGTTTCCAATAGATTGTTATAAAGAGTgggtaattataatatttaatggattttatacaTTAGAAAATACAAgtttttttaagttataataAATTGCTTTCATTGAGTTTCATGCCAAAAGGTAGACTAGTGGGTTGCACTTGCACATGGAGTAGAGTGCGCCACAGGAGGCTAGTGGAATGGACTTTGGCTTCCAACATCAGAGCGGCCCACTAACTACTATTTGGTGACAtgagaaatgaaaataacatgTAACATAAGTTTCGATCAAAGTGGTAAATATGAGTTTCAGATTTTCAGTTGgttatttatacaaaattcttAAATCCATAAAAGAGAACCACTTTATACCAAACAAACAGTAATTAGTTGAGCTGTTATAttagacaacaacaacaacaacagaaaaaaaaaaataagaacaataaaatgtatatatatttatatagtctCCAAGTTTTAATTTAGACTTGAAGGAATACCATGCGTTCCATACGAGGGGTGTTGACCCTCACCTTTCTGTTTAGATGCGGTTTCACTCGTATCTCAATGCAGTTTACAAGTACGCATGCATACAGAACTCGGTCCCTTCTTCACTGTCAAACCTAGTATTCCCATGCTTCAATATTCAATCGTTATGgattgaagcttgcttaagttGAATCCCGTTCCCGGAAATATTACTTGGATTTTTTTGAGATATAGAGGACTCCAAATGGGTCAAATGCAGTAGAGGGACAACACTGCAGTTCAGTTCTGCACCTTGAAATATCTCATCAAATATCAGAAGAATGCATAAAGAGTGAGGGGTCACTTATGGTGGAAAAGACATGTTCTACAAAGCAAGGAAAAAGTTTTAGATCTCACCCCGAACATCATTTATAAAGTCCCTAGAACCAAGAGACAAACATTAAAGAGGGAGGTCTAATTTGCTGTCAACTGTTATAATTATCTCCTTGTTCTGCCAACCTCAAAAGCAGCATTTACCTTTACATTCTGTCAAAAAAGACACTCCATTCATCCCTATATTTCGAGTTTTGAACAGTTTTCTTCATTGTTTTCCTGGATTCTAACCACTGACAAAGGTTACAACATACAAGGTGCAAAATTGTACTTTTTCTTATTCACCTTCTGGTTATCACCGAGATGGATTTTCATTTTTCCCACAAAAGGAAAAATAGTGTTAGTTGATTGTGATAAAAGCCTTGAGTACAGGTAAACACCAAATATGTGTGCACAACCTTCACAGTATCTGGGCATCCTCTTGTAAAACGACCTTCCTATCAACATGGCATAAAGCTCGAAATTTGCCACTAGTATATCGGCATGTCTTCATGCAAACCTTCAATCATTAACGTTCCTAAAGTAGGTAAAGTTTTTCTACATACAATGAATAGAGCAAAAAAATAAGTACTGACTTACCGAACCTAGATGGCCATATTGGCCACAATTGTAACAAGAAAGATTTACTGGAACCGCAGAAGTTGAATCAACACAACATAGATGACCAAAAGATTTGCATACATAACACTGTATTCCCTGTCAACAGAATTCCAAATGCATATAAAAGAtagaatgaaaaagaagaaaaaggaaaaagaaaacgaaacaCAAAACtaagcattttcattattaACATACAAACCTTAAGATCATCAGGAGAGTAGTCATTTGAACATGAAAACATATCATGCCCTGAATCTCCACATCTTAGACAAATTCTGTCACTTGGATTATCTTCTTGGTCCTTGTATGGGCAATCTCTAGCAAGATGTCCTCTTGATCTACAGGAAAAGCAATTCTGTTTCTGCGTGAAAGCAAGGATACATACTTGTAACTAAAATCAAATTGCTAACCTAATCCACTAATTCTCCTATAACCAGGATTCAACTGTGTTATCTACAGTAACACACATCATGCTGTTTTGCAATATTGTAAAAGGAAAATAGGCTCGGAAAGACAGACAGACTTGAGGCTACATGGATAATGCTATTTCTTATCAATTTTAGTTATCTTCACATAGACAAAAAAATCAGGGAAAATCTATAAGACGTTTTCAAGAAAATGGGAAATTTCTATTATAATCATCACCTCGCTAAATATTACCCATGTAAGGATTAAATATGCTTTCTGTAGAGGAATAATATTAGTATGTAATATACTTCCCTTCATGACAACATAATTTAACTTGTAGATTTTGGCATCTTTCTTAGTAAAGTTATTATGAGGTTTAAGAATTTATATTTAGGCACTACGTTAGGAAGATCCATTCAGGAATAATTCAGTGGAACAACCATCATACGATAGTGCATCTCACTCCAGGTCAAGAAGAATGTTTTTCAGAAATGAAATGAAACTAGTTTTACAATTACCAGCTTGCAACGCCTCCTTCTATGCCCCAAACTCCCACAAAGAGAACACGGCCTCCTCCGCTTCTGAGCTGTGCAATTTTTCCCTGTATGACCTCCCTCACCACAACGACGACAGGCAAAACTGCTATGTTCTGGCGGATCAAAATATCTTGGTCCACGCTGAAATAATGTATTAGAATTATAAGGTCAAATTGTGAACTAGTTACAATGCTACATTTTCAAATTCGTAATTAAGATATAGGCATTTAACTCACAAGCAGTTTTCGAAACACGGAATTGGAGTTTTTCACACCAGATTCTGTTTCCACGGACACCATTTTTGCATCTTGACCATTGTTCATctgctcttcttctttttctgtatTAACCTAAAATCAGACGACAAAAAAGATTGACTATGTTTTGTGGGGTGTCATCAAACAGCAACACAAATAACTGATTCAAAGTTTAAACAAAAACACAATGAAGATATAGGCATTCCAACTCACAAGGAGTTTTGGGAACACAGAATTGGAGTTTTTCAAACTGGATTCTGTTTCCATGGACACCATTTCTTCATCTTGACTGGTGTTAAtctgcttttcttctttttctgtatTAACCTATAATCagaaggaataaataaataaagatacaatttttttttttttgggt includes:
- the LOC107412359 gene encoding uncharacterized protein LOC107412359 isoform X1 → MDKEHGGEYTANKGKFIFFRSLDEEYKLLADLSGFENLQALFKAEAFRKKRKTNNKLLEQKIVEAHDQVNTEKEEKQINTSQDEEMVSMETESSLKNSNSVFPKLLVNTEKEEEQMNNGQDAKMVSVETESGVKNSNSVFRKLLRGPRYFDPPEHSSFACRRCGEGGHTGKNCTAQKRRRPCSLCGSLGHRRRRCKLKQNCFSCRSRGHLARDCPYKDQEDNPSDRICLRCGDSGHDMFSCSNDYSPDDLKGIQCYVCKSFGHLCCVDSTSAVPVNLSCYNCGQYGHLGSVCMKTCRYTSGKFRALCHVDRKVVLQEDAQIL
- the LOC107412359 gene encoding uncharacterized protein LOC107412359 isoform X2 encodes the protein MDKEHGGEYTANKGKFIFFRSLDEEYKLLADLSGFENLQALFKAEAFRKKRKTNNKLLEQKIVEAHDQVNTEKEEKQINTSQDEEMVSMETESSLKNSNSVFPKLLVNTEKEEEQMNNGQDAKMVSVETESGVKNSNSVFRKLLRGPRYFDPPEHSSFACRRCGEGGHTGKNCTAQKRRRPCSLCGSLGHRRRRCKLNCFSCRSRGHLARDCPYKDQEDNPSDRICLRCGDSGHDMFSCSNDYSPDDLKGIQCYVCKSFGHLCCVDSTSAVPVNLSCYNCGQYGHLGSVCMKTCRYTSGKFRALCHVDRKVVLQEDAQIL